One window of the Arthrobacter sp. zg-Y919 genome contains the following:
- a CDS encoding adenylate/guanylate cyclase domain-containing protein — MTDAHGGFGPANHPEPIPQPVDATPTRRPDYSLASTGTEIDREDVRRLEAQLLGGPRTLRRREAAAEAGVSLLSARKLWRAMGFPNLDDEAVFFTEQDREALTTVIELVRDEQLTEEAAISIMRSIGQMTDRMVVWQVEALVEEMVVRRGITDAEARKRLVEALPDLIEPLEKTLVYAWKRQLNAAIQRLALRAEAGLASHDDGASDDAPLPLARAVGFADLVSYTSLSRQMNEKTLAQMVQRFEHMCAEIISVGGGRLVKTIGDEVLFNAESPEAGAEISLALAKAFTEDDLLPSARVSLVWGRVLSRLGDIYGPTVNLASRLTSLAEPGTVLTDASTAAALKDNPKFVLIPHQPRNVRGFGEIHPVTLARGTGSGLVLD; from the coding sequence ATGACTGACGCGCACGGCGGATTCGGCCCCGCAAACCACCCCGAACCGATACCGCAGCCGGTGGACGCCACGCCGACGCGACGTCCCGACTACTCGCTGGCCAGTACGGGCACCGAGATTGACCGCGAGGACGTGCGGCGGCTGGAAGCCCAGTTGCTGGGCGGCCCGCGTACCCTCCGGCGCCGGGAGGCCGCTGCCGAGGCAGGGGTGTCCCTGCTCTCGGCCCGCAAGCTCTGGCGGGCCATGGGGTTTCCGAACCTCGACGACGAGGCAGTCTTCTTCACGGAACAGGACCGCGAGGCACTGACCACCGTCATTGAGCTGGTGCGCGATGAGCAGCTCACCGAGGAAGCGGCCATTTCCATCATGCGGTCCATCGGGCAGATGACGGACCGGATGGTTGTGTGGCAGGTTGAAGCGCTGGTGGAGGAAATGGTGGTGCGCCGCGGCATCACGGACGCCGAAGCCCGCAAGCGGCTGGTCGAAGCCCTGCCCGATCTGATTGAGCCGCTGGAAAAGACCCTCGTTTATGCCTGGAAGCGCCAGCTCAATGCTGCTATTCAGCGCCTAGCCCTTCGTGCAGAGGCCGGACTGGCGAGCCACGACGACGGTGCCTCCGACGACGCCCCGCTGCCGCTGGCCCGGGCGGTGGGTTTCGCGGATCTTGTTTCCTACACCAGCCTTTCCCGGCAGATGAATGAGAAGACGCTGGCCCAGATGGTGCAGCGCTTCGAACACATGTGCGCGGAGATCATCTCGGTGGGTGGCGGACGGCTGGTGAAGACCATCGGCGACGAAGTCCTCTTCAACGCGGAAAGCCCCGAGGCCGGAGCCGAGATTTCGCTGGCGCTGGCCAAGGCCTTCACCGAGGATGATCTGCTGCCCTCGGCCCGGGTCTCACTGGTCTGGGGACGGGTGCTCTCGCGGTTGGGCGATATTTACGGTCCCACCGTAAACCTCGCGTCCCGGCTGACGTCCCTGGCCGAGCCGGGCACCGTCCTTACCGATGCATCCACCGCCGCGGCGCTGAAGGACAATCCCAAGTTCGTGCTTATCCCGCACCAGCCGCGCAATGTGCGGGGCTTCGGCGAAATCCATCCGGTGACCCTGGCCCGGGGGACCGGTTCGGGGCTGGTGCTGGACTAG
- a CDS encoding inositol monophosphatase family protein, with amino-acid sequence MPLPDAADPLELLEVAREAAAAGAAVLAQRSTGGLNAVNKSADGDWVTDFDTAAEVAVREVLARLRPHDVVMGEELEPAVPVHPSGIRWSIDPLDGTTNFIRDIVYYGTSVAAVNDDGEWLAGVVHAPALVRVYSAARGHGAWLAAHGNVRKLTGPDPQRVGKVLGTGFSYDAGVRAEQYAALPDLAGNFADVRRLGSAALDLCMVADGTLDAYIERGLNEYDYAAGALIAEEAGVRVQRPPQPANDAERLDAVTAAGIVLPE; translated from the coding sequence ATGCCGCTGCCCGATGCGGCGGATCCGCTGGAACTGCTTGAGGTGGCCCGCGAAGCCGCGGCAGCCGGTGCCGCGGTGCTTGCCCAGCGTTCCACCGGCGGCCTGAACGCGGTAAACAAAAGCGCCGACGGCGACTGGGTCACCGATTTCGACACCGCCGCCGAGGTGGCGGTCCGGGAGGTCCTGGCCCGCCTCCGCCCGCACGACGTCGTGATGGGGGAGGAGCTGGAGCCTGCGGTTCCTGTACATCCCTCCGGCATCCGCTGGTCCATCGATCCGCTGGACGGCACCACCAACTTCATCCGCGACATCGTTTATTACGGCACGTCCGTTGCGGCGGTGAACGACGACGGCGAGTGGCTGGCCGGCGTCGTCCACGCTCCGGCGCTGGTGCGGGTGTATTCGGCGGCGCGGGGGCATGGTGCCTGGCTGGCCGCGCACGGCAACGTGCGGAAGCTGACCGGTCCCGACCCGCAGCGGGTGGGCAAGGTGCTGGGGACCGGGTTCTCCTACGACGCCGGGGTGCGTGCGGAGCAGTATGCCGCTTTGCCGGATCTGGCGGGGAACTTTGCCGATGTGCGGCGGCTCGGGTCTGCCGCCCTGGACCTTTGTATGGTCGCGGACGGGACCCTGGACGCCTACATCGAGCGGGGTCTCAACGAATACGACTATGCTGCCGGTGCCCTGATTGCCGAGGAAGCGGGCGTACGGGTGCAGCGCCCGCCGCAGCCGGCCAACGACGCCGAGCGGCTCGACGCGGTCACGGCTGCCGGGATTGTGCTGCCGGAGTAG
- a CDS encoding DUF6457 domain-containing protein, whose amino-acid sequence MSTDPDMEERRLSDWSRRLTQALQILDLEVDHKMLVELGEKSAQTVSGNAGVISAFVVGYAAGLTTTSGRKGADEAVQKAADTAFQLAETGIDGPDNPGWKGSAQ is encoded by the coding sequence ATGAGTACTGACCCGGATATGGAAGAGCGCCGCCTTAGTGACTGGAGCAGGCGCCTGACGCAGGCGCTGCAGATCCTCGATCTTGAAGTGGACCACAAGATGCTCGTGGAACTCGGGGAGAAGTCGGCCCAGACGGTGTCCGGCAACGCAGGCGTGATCAGCGCCTTCGTCGTTGGGTATGCAGCCGGACTTACCACCACCAGCGGCCGTAAGGGCGCAGACGAGGCCGTCCAGAAGGCTGCCGATACTGCTTTCCAGCTGGCCGAGACCGGTATCGACGGACCGGATAATCCGGGTTGGAAGGGCTCTGCCCAGTAA
- a CDS encoding PH domain-containing protein gives MRLKLSPGEHIIAAGRPHARALWKPLVLAGITGALGGYAIGWLGRDSLPGQLGEWSPYLQVAAVALAVLVLARYCVPPVLRWLAGRIILTDRRLIQRQGVLLRREHEIALAAIYQLEIRQSVPDRMQRSGTLILDLGHGRIMQYPAVPEVHRFRSIVVSAIGQLPLTAMFDGVDMEGDGQYDYEGRDDD, from the coding sequence GTGCGCCTGAAACTCTCTCCCGGCGAGCACATTATTGCCGCCGGCCGGCCGCATGCCCGCGCACTGTGGAAACCGCTGGTGCTTGCCGGAATCACCGGTGCCCTGGGCGGATACGCCATCGGATGGCTGGGGCGGGACTCGCTGCCCGGACAGCTGGGCGAGTGGAGCCCCTACCTGCAGGTCGCCGCCGTCGCCCTGGCCGTGCTGGTGCTGGCCCGCTACTGTGTTCCGCCCGTGCTGCGCTGGCTGGCCGGACGCATCATCCTCACGGACCGGAGACTGATCCAGCGGCAGGGAGTGCTCCTGCGCCGTGAACACGAAATCGCCCTCGCCGCCATTTACCAGCTGGAAATCCGGCAGTCCGTGCCGGACCGGATGCAGCGCAGCGGAACGCTCATCCTCGATCTGGGACACGGGCGGATCATGCAGTACCCCGCGGTACCCGAGGTGCACCGTTTCCGCTCCATTGTGGTCTCTGCCATCGGGCAACTGCCGCTGACGGCAATGTTCGATGGTGTAGATATGGAAGGTGACGGGCAATACGACTACGAAGGGAGGGACGATGACTGA
- a CDS encoding biotin--[acetyl-CoA-carboxylase] ligase: MERPALDAGHLRAALVAPNGPLAALEVVEETGSTNADLADAARLRPWEAADLTVLTAELQTAGRGRMDRSWVAPERSSLFVSVLLRPVNAAGRPLPTTSYGWLSLLAALAMAESVAARTGVEARLKWPNDVMVDGRKLAGVLAQLVPASDGGPPAVVVGAGLNVSLTDDDLPVPTATSLLMEYASTTDRNILLQDYLLAFTARYRTFCSVDGDPEAVASGASLRDEVTARLDTLGRAVSAQLPGGGVLTGRAVALAPTGALVIVDDAGATHTVSAADVVHLRPEPS; this comes from the coding sequence ATGGAAAGACCGGCACTGGATGCCGGCCACCTGAGGGCAGCCCTGGTGGCCCCGAATGGTCCCCTGGCCGCGCTGGAGGTAGTGGAGGAGACCGGCTCCACCAATGCCGACCTGGCCGACGCCGCACGGCTGCGCCCCTGGGAAGCGGCGGACCTGACCGTCCTCACAGCTGAACTCCAGACCGCGGGCCGCGGGCGGATGGACCGCAGCTGGGTTGCGCCGGAACGTTCCTCATTATTTGTCAGCGTGCTGCTGCGTCCCGTAAATGCCGCCGGGCGCCCGCTGCCCACTACGTCCTACGGTTGGCTGTCCCTGCTTGCCGCCCTGGCCATGGCCGAGAGCGTCGCCGCGCGCACCGGCGTCGAGGCGCGCCTGAAATGGCCGAACGATGTCATGGTCGACGGCCGCAAGCTTGCCGGTGTGCTGGCACAGCTGGTGCCCGCGTCCGACGGCGGCCCGCCGGCCGTGGTGGTCGGTGCCGGGCTGAACGTCAGCCTCACGGATGACGACCTGCCTGTTCCCACGGCCACCAGCCTGCTGATGGAGTACGCCTCCACCACCGACCGCAACATCCTCCTGCAGGATTACCTGCTGGCGTTCACCGCCCGGTACCGGACGTTCTGCTCGGTCGACGGCGACCCGGAAGCCGTCGCATCCGGTGCGTCGCTCCGCGATGAGGTCACCGCACGCCTGGACACCCTCGGCCGCGCCGTGAGCGCCCAGCTGCCCGGAGGCGGCGTCCTCACCGGCCGCGCCGTGGCCCTGGCACCGACCGGTGCGCTGGTGATTGTCGACGACGCCGGCGCCACCCACACCGTCAGCGCGGCCGACGTCGTGCATCTGCGGCCCGAGCCGTCGTGA
- a CDS encoding class I SAM-dependent methyltransferase has translation MMVDTFYNEPRLVALYDEDNAGQWDTDFYAGLIGDKPLRIADVGCGTGSFAVRLAQAGHTLTGVDPASGMLEVARSRDGSGNVTWLQGTAPDLPPGPFDAALMTGHAFQCLLTEAEILETLTAVRSRLVPGGAFYFETRNPTAKAWLEWDSGRTGPAIQDSSAGTLELEWELIAAEDQPDGVLVTFEDRTVFRSDGERFVSRSTLKFVRAEVLKELLDRAGFTSVDWFGDWEGGPFLAAESREIIIAARR, from the coding sequence ATGATGGTTGACACGTTCTACAACGAGCCGCGGCTGGTGGCGCTCTATGACGAAGACAATGCCGGGCAGTGGGACACCGACTTCTACGCAGGGTTGATCGGCGATAAGCCGCTCCGGATTGCCGACGTCGGATGCGGTACCGGCAGTTTCGCCGTGCGTCTGGCGCAGGCGGGACACACGTTGACCGGCGTCGATCCGGCCTCCGGGATGTTGGAGGTGGCGCGTTCGCGCGACGGCAGCGGGAATGTTACCTGGCTGCAGGGCACCGCGCCGGATCTGCCTCCGGGTCCGTTTGATGCTGCCCTGATGACCGGGCACGCGTTCCAGTGCCTGCTGACAGAGGCCGAGATTCTCGAGACACTGACCGCCGTCCGGTCCCGGCTCGTACCCGGGGGAGCCTTCTATTTCGAGACACGCAATCCAACGGCGAAGGCCTGGCTGGAGTGGGACAGCGGCAGGACCGGACCGGCGATCCAGGATTCCTCAGCGGGAACGCTGGAGCTGGAATGGGAGCTGATCGCGGCTGAAGACCAGCCCGACGGTGTTTTGGTTACCTTCGAGGACCGCACCGTTTTCCGGTCCGACGGCGAACGGTTCGTCAGCCGCAGCACGCTGAAGTTCGTGCGGGCCGAGGTACTGAAGGAGCTGCTGGACCGGGCCGGCTTCACTTCTGTGGACTGGTTCGGGGACTGGGAAGGCGGCCCGTTCCTGGCAGCGGAGAGCCGGGAGATCATTATCGCCGCCCGACGGTAG
- a CDS encoding GNAT family protein, producing the protein MTANSPGLRWPVLTPRLSIRPAVVEDLPHMFEYRRTPEVAQWITARATDMDAFVERLSQPERLAAILVVEQAGTLVGDLYLARQDAWAQREVEELARGTQAEIGYTIAPEFAGRGYASEAVAELVRICFEELGLRRVVAECFADNTASWRVMEKVGMRREGRSRQGSLHRSGRWLDDLRYALLADEWRATPAAQSRQP; encoded by the coding sequence ATGACCGCCAATTCCCCCGGCCTCCGCTGGCCCGTCCTCACCCCACGCCTGTCTATCCGCCCCGCCGTAGTCGAAGACCTGCCGCACATGTTTGAGTACCGCCGGACGCCCGAGGTCGCTCAATGGATAACAGCCCGGGCCACGGATATGGATGCCTTCGTGGAGCGGCTTAGCCAGCCGGAGCGTTTGGCCGCCATCCTCGTCGTGGAACAAGCCGGAACCCTGGTCGGTGACCTCTATCTCGCCCGCCAGGACGCCTGGGCCCAGCGGGAAGTAGAGGAACTGGCGCGCGGCACGCAGGCGGAGATCGGCTACACCATAGCTCCGGAATTCGCCGGGCGGGGGTATGCGAGCGAAGCAGTGGCCGAACTTGTGCGCATCTGTTTCGAGGAACTGGGCCTGCGCCGCGTTGTCGCGGAGTGTTTCGCCGACAACACCGCATCCTGGCGGGTGATGGAAAAGGTGGGTATGCGGCGTGAGGGGAGGTCCCGCCAGGGGTCCCTGCACCGCTCGGGCCGTTGGCTCGACGACCTCCGTTACGCGCTCCTGGCCGATGAATGGCGCGCTACTCCGGCAGCACAATCCCGGCAGCCGTGA
- a CDS encoding FdhF/YdeP family oxidoreductase, giving the protein MAKNEPRVKEVDENEIQVKGHPKEWAAGIPAVYHSMKPAIEHMGLSRALGTTFRMNQKHGFDCPSCAWPDPKDRSPFEYCEEGVKAVTWEATPVVIPSEFWAEHSLTELRERSEYWMGMQGRLTEPLYKPAGEDHYRPVGWDEALGIVADKLKALDSPDEAAFYTSGRTSNEAAFLYQLFIRAYGTNNLPDCSNMCHESSGWGMGQTIGIGKATVAYDDFEKADLIILMGQNPGTNHPRMLTALEHCKRSGGNIVAVNPLPEAGLKRYKNPQKPRGIAGKGTELADQFLQIRLGGDMALLQAISKRVFEAEEKNPGTVLDHDFLEKHCEGLADLKEHIMLLDDAEVLEATGLRVEEIDELADRYLRAEKVIITWAMGITQQKKGVATIKEIINLLLLRGNIGKPGAGAAPIRGHSNVQGDRTMGIWEQMPPAFLDSLGKEFNFDPPREHGADAVETFHRMHDGRIKFFMALGGNLISAISDTQFAEAAMVKTDMTVQMSIKLNRSHLVTGKEALILPVLGRTEFDDQESGRQFVSVEDTVCVVHASHGGVKPVSKNLLSEPAVVARLGALVIGDKIDADWAGYEKDYDLIRDHISRVVVGCENYNERIREDGGFVLPNGPRDSRTFNTPTGKAVLTVNDLEAVERPEGTLLLQSLRSHDQWNTTIYGHNDRYRGIKGGRHILFMNSGDIEELGLVDGQQIDIHGVYKDGVERVVRNFRVVSYPTPKGCVAAYYPEANVLVPMDHVAEGSNTPVSKAVVVRVEPAAQPDAKPEDKMRHAAATA; this is encoded by the coding sequence GTGGCCAAGAATGAACCCCGCGTAAAAGAAGTAGACGAGAACGAGATACAGGTTAAGGGCCATCCGAAGGAATGGGCGGCGGGAATCCCTGCTGTCTACCACTCCATGAAGCCGGCCATCGAGCACATGGGTCTTTCCCGTGCCCTCGGTACCACCTTCCGCATGAACCAGAAGCACGGGTTTGACTGCCCGAGCTGCGCCTGGCCGGATCCGAAGGACCGCAGCCCGTTCGAATACTGCGAAGAAGGCGTCAAGGCCGTTACGTGGGAAGCCACTCCTGTGGTTATTCCCTCGGAGTTCTGGGCAGAGCACAGCCTCACCGAACTGCGCGAACGCAGCGAATACTGGATGGGTATGCAGGGCCGGCTCACCGAGCCTCTGTACAAGCCTGCGGGCGAAGACCACTACCGTCCCGTTGGCTGGGATGAGGCGCTCGGCATTGTGGCCGACAAGCTCAAGGCTCTGGACTCCCCCGACGAGGCCGCGTTCTACACCAGCGGGCGTACCTCCAACGAGGCCGCTTTCCTCTACCAGCTGTTCATCCGCGCCTACGGTACGAACAACCTGCCGGACTGCTCCAACATGTGCCATGAGTCCTCGGGCTGGGGCATGGGCCAGACCATCGGCATCGGTAAGGCCACGGTGGCTTATGACGACTTCGAAAAAGCCGACCTGATCATCCTGATGGGCCAGAACCCGGGCACCAACCACCCGCGCATGCTGACCGCACTGGAGCACTGCAAGCGCAGCGGCGGCAACATCGTCGCCGTCAACCCGCTCCCCGAAGCAGGGCTGAAGCGCTACAAGAACCCGCAGAAGCCCCGCGGCATCGCTGGCAAGGGCACGGAACTGGCCGACCAGTTCCTGCAGATCCGGCTCGGCGGCGACATGGCCCTGCTCCAGGCCATCTCCAAGCGGGTCTTCGAGGCCGAGGAAAAGAATCCGGGAACGGTCCTTGACCACGACTTCCTGGAAAAGCACTGCGAGGGCCTCGCGGACCTCAAGGAACACATCATGCTGCTCGACGACGCCGAAGTCCTCGAAGCAACCGGGCTGCGCGTCGAGGAAATCGACGAGCTGGCCGACCGCTACCTGCGTGCGGAAAAGGTGATCATCACTTGGGCCATGGGCATCACCCAGCAGAAAAAGGGTGTCGCCACCATCAAGGAGATCATCAACCTGCTGCTGCTGCGTGGCAACATCGGTAAGCCTGGCGCCGGCGCCGCCCCGATCCGCGGGCACAGCAACGTCCAGGGCGACCGCACCATGGGCATCTGGGAGCAGATGCCCCCGGCGTTCCTCGATTCGCTGGGCAAGGAGTTCAACTTCGACCCGCCCCGCGAGCATGGGGCCGACGCCGTCGAAACGTTCCACCGGATGCATGACGGACGCATCAAGTTCTTCATGGCACTGGGCGGAAACCTGATCTCCGCCATTTCGGACACGCAGTTCGCCGAAGCCGCCATGGTGAAGACCGACATGACGGTCCAGATGTCCATCAAGCTGAACCGCTCGCACCTCGTCACCGGCAAGGAAGCACTCATCCTTCCGGTCCTGGGACGCACGGAATTCGACGACCAGGAGTCCGGCCGCCAGTTTGTCTCCGTGGAAGACACCGTCTGCGTGGTGCATGCCTCGCACGGCGGAGTGAAGCCGGTGTCCAAGAACCTGCTCTCCGAGCCAGCCGTCGTGGCGCGCCTCGGCGCCCTGGTGATCGGTGACAAGATCGATGCCGACTGGGCCGGCTACGAGAAGGACTACGACCTGATCCGGGACCACATTTCCCGCGTGGTTGTAGGCTGCGAAAACTACAACGAGCGGATCCGCGAGGACGGCGGGTTCGTGCTCCCCAACGGTCCCCGCGATTCGCGGACCTTCAACACGCCCACGGGCAAGGCCGTCCTGACGGTCAATGACCTCGAAGCCGTTGAGCGTCCGGAAGGCACGCTGCTGCTGCAGAGCCTGCGCTCCCACGATCAGTGGAACACCACTATCTACGGACACAATGACCGGTACCGCGGCATCAAGGGCGGCCGCCACATCCTGTTCATGAACTCCGGGGATATTGAGGAACTCGGTCTGGTGGACGGCCAGCAGATCGATATCCACGGTGTCTACAAGGACGGCGTCGAGCGGGTGGTGCGTAACTTCCGGGTGGTTTCCTACCCCACCCCCAAGGGCTGCGTCGCCGCCTACTACCCCGAGGCCAACGTCCTGGTACCGATGGACCATGTAGCCGAGGGCAGCAACACCCCGGTCTCCAAGGCCGTAGTGGTCCGGGTGGAACCGGCTGCGCAGCCGGACGCCAAGCCCGAGGATAAGATGCGCCACGCGGCAGCCACCGCCTGA
- the ligA gene encoding NAD-dependent DNA ligase LigA, producing MSTAKTSPETTDTAAAVESVSTDTPPAGDLREEYQVLAEQVRRYRFAYYNDDAPLVSDAEFDRLYRRLEELEGLHPELVTNDSPTQEVGGEVSSAFAPVEHLQRMYSLEDVFSLDELDAWVRKAEASVANIAPGTKIKWLTELKIDGLAVNLLYRNGELVRAATRGDGTTGEDITHNVLTITSIPRTLKGENLPAEMEIRGEVFIPSKEFAHLNETMVEAGKAPFANPRNAAAGSLRQKDPEVTARRPLSMYVHGIGAREGLNVASQSETYELLKQWGLPTSPYYKVLDTYEEVLKYIADNGEHRHDLSHEIDGIVVKVDDFGLQRALGNTSRVPRWSVAYKYPPEEVNTKLLDIRVNVGRTGRVTPYGMMTPVLVSGSTVEMATLHNQDVVKAKGVKIGDTVVLRKAGDVIPEIVGPVVALRDGSERDFVMPTHCPSCGTELKPAKEGDVDIRCPNSKSCPSQLRERVFHLAGRGAFDIEALGWEAAIALTSPAEPETPPLTSEAGLFDLKIEDLAEVRIERPKRVKGVVDGTELVPYFYTKGTAKKPSVPSATTHKLFTELEKAKTQPLWRVLVALSIRHVGPTAARALAGSFGSMEAIRAATEDQLAHVDGVGPTIAAALKEWFAEDWHREIVDAWAAAGVRMADERDEATPRTLEGLTVVVTGTLPNFSRDEAKEAILTRGGKASGSVSKKTDYVVAGENAGTKLDKAEQLGVRVIDEDGFRTLLAEGSVPGGAEPAAESEPAGESE from the coding sequence GTGAGCACAGCCAAGACATCCCCGGAAACCACGGACACCGCAGCCGCCGTTGAGTCGGTCAGCACAGATACCCCGCCGGCAGGGGACCTGCGCGAGGAGTACCAGGTACTGGCCGAACAGGTACGCCGCTACCGCTTCGCGTATTACAACGACGACGCGCCGCTGGTCTCGGACGCTGAGTTTGACCGGCTCTACCGCCGCCTCGAAGAGCTGGAGGGGCTGCACCCCGAGCTGGTCACCAATGATTCACCCACTCAGGAAGTGGGCGGCGAGGTGTCTTCCGCCTTCGCGCCGGTGGAACACCTGCAGCGCATGTACAGCCTCGAAGATGTCTTCTCCCTGGATGAACTCGACGCCTGGGTACGCAAGGCCGAGGCCTCCGTGGCCAACATTGCTCCCGGCACGAAGATCAAGTGGCTCACCGAGTTGAAGATCGACGGACTTGCCGTCAACCTGCTCTACCGCAACGGTGAACTGGTCCGGGCCGCCACCCGCGGCGACGGCACCACGGGCGAGGACATCACCCACAACGTGCTCACCATCACCTCCATCCCCCGCACCCTCAAGGGCGAGAACCTGCCGGCGGAAATGGAAATCCGCGGCGAGGTCTTCATTCCCTCGAAGGAATTCGCACACCTGAACGAAACCATGGTCGAAGCGGGCAAGGCCCCCTTCGCGAACCCGCGCAATGCCGCCGCCGGTTCGCTGCGGCAAAAGGATCCGGAAGTCACTGCCCGCCGCCCGCTGAGCATGTACGTGCACGGCATCGGGGCCCGCGAAGGCCTCAACGTGGCCAGCCAGTCCGAAACCTATGAGCTGCTGAAGCAGTGGGGACTGCCGACGTCGCCTTATTACAAGGTGCTGGACACCTACGAAGAAGTACTCAAGTACATTGCCGACAACGGCGAACACCGTCATGACCTCTCGCACGAGATCGACGGCATTGTGGTCAAGGTAGACGACTTCGGCCTGCAGCGTGCCCTGGGTAACACTTCCCGTGTTCCGCGCTGGTCCGTGGCGTACAAGTACCCGCCGGAGGAAGTGAATACCAAGCTCCTGGACATCCGCGTGAATGTCGGCCGCACCGGGCGGGTCACGCCGTACGGGATGATGACGCCGGTGCTGGTTTCGGGGTCCACGGTGGAAATGGCCACGCTGCACAACCAGGACGTGGTGAAGGCCAAGGGGGTGAAGATCGGTGACACCGTGGTGCTGCGGAAAGCCGGTGACGTGATTCCGGAAATTGTGGGTCCCGTCGTCGCGCTCCGGGACGGCAGCGAACGCGACTTCGTGATGCCCACGCACTGCCCCTCCTGCGGCACGGAGCTAAAGCCGGCCAAGGAAGGGGACGTGGATATCCGCTGCCCCAACTCCAAGTCCTGTCCCTCGCAGCTGCGTGAGCGCGTGTTCCATCTGGCCGGCCGCGGTGCGTTCGACATCGAAGCGCTCGGCTGGGAAGCGGCCATTGCCCTTACCTCGCCGGCCGAACCGGAAACCCCTCCGCTGACCAGCGAGGCGGGTCTGTTCGACCTGAAGATCGAGGACCTGGCCGAGGTGCGGATCGAACGGCCAAAGCGCGTCAAGGGTGTAGTGGACGGCACCGAACTGGTGCCGTACTTCTACACGAAGGGCACGGCCAAAAAACCGTCCGTGCCCAGCGCCACGACGCACAAGCTGTTCACCGAACTGGAGAAGGCCAAGACCCAGCCGCTGTGGCGGGTTCTCGTGGCGTTGTCCATCCGGCACGTGGGCCCGACGGCTGCCCGTGCGCTCGCCGGGTCCTTCGGCTCCATGGAGGCCATCCGGGCCGCTACGGAAGACCAGCTGGCCCACGTGGACGGTGTCGGGCCCACCATCGCCGCCGCGCTGAAGGAATGGTTCGCCGAGGACTGGCACCGCGAGATCGTGGATGCCTGGGCTGCCGCCGGAGTGCGGATGGCCGATGAACGGGACGAAGCCACACCCCGCACCCTGGAGGGCCTGACCGTCGTCGTGACCGGCACGCTGCCGAACTTCAGCCGGGACGAGGCGAAGGAAGCCATCCTGACCCGCGGCGGCAAGGCTTCCGGTTCGGTTTCCAAGAAGACCGACTATGTGGTGGCCGGGGAAAATGCCGGCACCAAGCTCGACAAAGCCGAGCAGCTGGGCGTCCGCGTGATTGACGAAGACGGCTTCCGGACGCTGCTGGCAGAGGGGTCTGTTCCCGGCGGGGCTGAGCCGGCTGCTGAGTCCGAGCCTGCTGGAGAATCCGAATGA
- a CDS encoding PP2C family serine/threonine-protein phosphatase: MNSDETTSPDTDVHAVFGYASDRGLRRELNEDSLIAADPIFAVADGMGGHEAGEVASSICVRTLGDSPIVGKHLPEFSPQQLEALILEADERIRTATGGRAGTTLTGAVLVREGGRPHWLVFNVGDSRTYRVNHGVLEQVTVDHSEVQELVDLGQITAAEALVHPRRHVVTRALGTGNDAEADLWLIPVEAGDRLVVCSDGLTGEVADEHIEQILASAENPQDACAALVQAALRSGGRDNITVLVVDAVGGPDRSESAAVTLPGTPDPAEPNKLDE, from the coding sequence ATGAACTCCGACGAAACGACATCCCCGGATACTGACGTGCATGCCGTTTTTGGTTATGCGTCCGACCGGGGACTGCGCCGCGAACTGAATGAGGATTCACTTATCGCCGCCGATCCGATCTTTGCGGTCGCGGACGGCATGGGCGGCCACGAGGCCGGGGAAGTGGCCAGCAGCATCTGCGTGCGGACCCTGGGCGATTCCCCGATTGTGGGGAAGCACCTGCCCGAGTTCTCCCCCCAGCAGTTGGAGGCCCTGATCCTGGAGGCCGACGAACGCATTCGTACAGCCACGGGCGGACGTGCCGGAACCACGCTGACCGGTGCCGTTCTGGTCCGGGAAGGGGGACGGCCCCACTGGCTGGTGTTCAATGTGGGCGATTCCCGCACCTACCGGGTAAACCACGGGGTGCTGGAGCAGGTCACCGTGGACCACAGTGAAGTCCAGGAACTCGTGGACCTGGGGCAGATCACTGCCGCCGAAGCCCTGGTACACCCACGCAGGCATGTGGTGACGCGGGCCCTGGGCACGGGCAATGACGCCGAGGCGGATCTGTGGCTTATTCCGGTGGAGGCCGGCGACCGGCTCGTGGTCTGTTCCGACGGGCTGACCGGCGAGGTGGCCGACGAACACATCGAACAGATCCTTGCGTCCGCGGAGAACCCGCAGGACGCGTGTGCTGCCCTTGTGCAGGCCGCGCTGCGTTCGGGCGGACGGGACAACATTACGGTCCTGGTGGTGGACGCCGTGGGCGGTCCCGACCGTTCCGAATCCGCCGCCGTCACGCTGCCGGGAACGCCGGACCCCGCTGAGCCTAATAAGCTTGACGAATAA